DNA sequence from the Glycine soja cultivar W05 chromosome 18, ASM419377v2, whole genome shotgun sequence genome:
TATTTAATTGTACATTTTAACTATGTCTTCAGTATCCTAAAGACAAGTAATTGACACAAAACTAAAAATCATAAGATGGTAGTATAGTCACGCAAATGTTAATCAATGAAAATGATTCACCGCCTACAGAAACTGAAAATGGATATAAGCCAGAATAATAGCAAAGAGGAACTGGTTGAAAATGCAACCACCAAGGAACGAAATACCCCGcaatctttttctttataatgaAAAGGAACGAAATCCCACATTCCCACTTCACATCTACAACCAGTCCATAAGTTATTTCCATTTATGGTCTCTTGGTtggaattttcattttcacgtTTAGAATTAGCATCATTAGTCTTTTTTACAAGTAGGAGTTAACAAATGGTTAATACTTCATTGAACATCTATCTCAGCTAAATTCCTCATAAGAGAAATTAAACCATAAATTAGCATGAATTTTAACAGTTTCCCACAAGTAAATTCAACTTTGtttcttgtttccttttttatactAGTCCTCCATACCAAAAACCATATATAGTTAAAATGTTTGAACTTATAAAACTGGCTCGTGAACTTTTTACAAGTTCTTTTTAACCTACTTCAGTAAACTTTACAACCAAACTTATGAAAAAACTATCATTTTATAAGAGATTACGATTAAGTACTTGATTACATTGTTTATCCAAACattctaaaaatttaaagaatagaataattaataacaacacAATAAAACCAGCCATAAATTATTTACTGTAATCATCTGGTCAACAATCCAATCTTCTATGGTTGAATCCACACCATCAAACAAGGGAGGCCATCTCAATTTGGCAGCCTACAAATTACCAAACAAAGTAATCGCGGCTTAGTTTCGAAACCAAAACCATGAGTAGAATGTAAGTGATCATAAAAAACATTCAATTGTTTTCAGCTGTTTTTTTCCATGGTAACCAAATGaaggagagagagggagagagcaTAAACCTTAAGAGCAGAGATAGCTGTCTCACCACAGCTATCACAGATAACTCCATCAAAGTCCAAAGCATAGAGATGACCCATCTCCCTGTCTTTCCTTTCAGCATTGCCAAACTTATCTGCAGATATTATATATTGCATGGTATGCAATTACCCGCCATCCAAACAGGATTGAATTCTATGATGCTAACTATCATTGAAATCAAGACACGTGCCTGTCTAacacttttttacttttttatttatttgtctatGAATAATGTTAATATAATGTAACTATCTTTAAGTTTAAACAGATATAGATGATTTTTTATAAGTGGTCCAGATGTTTTGCATATGAACCAAGCAGTCCATCTGTACCTAGTTTGAAATATGGTTTAGTAAAAgcttttaagtatttaattttcatacattAGCAGtgcaaaattgttttaatttttcatagctttttttttgtcaaacttTAGTGTGTTGCTTAAAATGTTTGCTTTTAAAGTCATTTGATATGAGCAAGAGAGAACTTACCTAATAAGTATCCATGTGTGGTTATTGGACGCCACTGAAAAGTGCTATGATGAAGTGGTTTGCATTGGTTTCTAAACTAGATGTGAGTCAACTAGGTGTTAAAATTACATTTGGTCGTTTGCAtgttaattaaaagtttattttaaataacgGGGAAATATTCATTggatattttaattacttaaaagaaaaaagaaaccttAAGTTAAAGGATGATTTTGTTGGCATTTGAATAAGTTTCAGATGAACATATGGAACACTTacggatttttttaaaatcagtgATGCTCAAGCTGTTGCTATATACAAAACAACAATCATTTCGTAATCTGCACAAAAGCATATTAGCACACTACAAGGACACATTTGTGGTTAAGACTAGTCCATCGGATAAGAGAAAAGCCCCACTTCTGGATGGAATATGTAACGTAAAATGCTACAAATATTTCCATAATTTATCCACGTATTATTGCATTAAGTAATACTACAGCCGTtcctttttatcctttttatctGTCACACTTAAATTAGTaacacataaattaaaaaagtacaaTTAGCATCCTTATTTCCTTAATAACATACTATAAAACTATTTGTAGACTTCCTATTATACCCTTTATTGTTTTAGGTTGATTCATCCTATTTGGGCTTGAGCTGAACAATAATTAAGGACGACAAAACTCTTTCAACCGggtgttttttcttttactgcACTTCAGGAATTGCTTCATGCACTTTCCATTGCGGAAACAATGTGACAAGTGCAGAAAGCAATTTGGGGAGTGCAAGAAGTAATTGCCCTTTTTACCGAGTTTTAACATACCTGCATTTTAAAGACCAAACTATGGACTACTATCTATATGTTAGAAAAACCCTGACAGTTTATTTGACTCTTATCGCTCCTCAATAATAATTCATTATTGCTTGAGATTTGCTAGGTGACTTGGGGAttgataaaatcataattaaggCCATCTTGGACTTCTAAATGGAAATTAAATAGTAATCATTTTTATACTCTAAGTAGacagataaaaggaaacaaaagtagtatttagttttcaaaattttcagctTATGAGAGAATGAGAGGAAGAATATACTACTTGGTTCTACAAATAGTTGATTTTGCAGATGTACTTATACCTAAAGGAACCTTGTGACTATGAACATTGGTAAGGAATTTGTCAGACACGTCCCAAGAATTTCACCAATTTTCATTTCCTCTAAGAGAGTACAAATTACTGTAACTTATGGGTTTGAACCATCTTATTCAAGTTCAAGTTGGGCAGGTCTAGTAAAGACAACAAAGCTCTCGACCCAATTATTGCAGTTTCACAAGACGAAAAGGAGAGAATTTCTGAGTAGAAAGATTGTGTTCACTAGAAACTTGTTATTGCTTATAAATGAgttggaagaaaaatatttggttCAACGATTGACAGTTGACAATCCAATGAAGACCCCTATTTCAACTTCTTGCTGAAGTTGGAGAGCTCAAGAACATGAATTCTGGGGATAGCAGCAGcttcctctctttctttctgGGTGTTGTAACCCCAATTACCTGATCCAAACAATCAACCTTATCAATTATACTAAACATTAGGGAAACAGACACAATAATGACAACGTGGGAACTAGGACAAAATGAGGGACGGTGCAGAAATCATAAACAGGTACAGAGAACTACCAAGATACAAATTCCATTGGTCTAACTCAGGCTCTTTGATGACATTTTTTAAGGTAGCTAGCCGATCCTCAACAAAGCTGGTTAAGATTAACTGGAGTTAATTTATTGTGAACCATCTTAACAAGCAAGAGcagaattttattaattttaagagCTATAACCAGAATTCCATTATTTACAGCTAAACAGTATCTTACTGCAGTGTCAGTCCTTGGTGCTCTGGCTTTTTCTGTAGCTGCTTCAGAACTTCTACCTTAGGACTGTAAGTAAAGTTAAAGATAGTCcaggaaaaataatatttttatcaaaataaagcaagaaaaagaaaacagacGTAACATAAATATTCCACAGCATTATTTtggtaaaatatatcaaatactaACCCAGTTCCAAGGCCATATATTCTTTCAGGTGGTATGGTCACTCCGGCAAGCTCTCGGAGTAAAGCATCAGCAAAGCGGCtctgaaataacagaaataagGGGGTTGGGTTCTAAAAttgtagaaaacaaaaaaagacaaaaagggATGAGAAATTGGTAAAACGTTTTTTTCATGGAGATGAGAAAATGGCCCATTATCTTTGTCCCCTATTATTTTGCTTAATAATGAAAGTAAAACAATCTAGGGCAAAGAGAAAAAGGTTACCTGTTTTGTGGTGACAATGTACACTCTCGAGCTTGCAAATTTTAATGCATCAGAAACACCAGGATATAATCTAAAGACAAACCATTGCcaattaataatagaaaaatattacttcataaaatgatttataagaTGTCAATATTCAGTCAACAGGAATACAGCAAGACCCCAAAATGCTTAATGTAATAACATTGTCTAGTCAGAAGCATAACcagaattcaaaattcaaagctTACATAAAAGTGATTCCTTCTGGAATATTATCTGTAAAGGGATTTTCTTGaacagaaagaaaaatgagttgataaaaaaatggcaCATGTGACATGTCCTACTTCCCCAACCTTTAATATAGGACCTCCATTTTCAAGTCAGTCAAGTGGCTTGGGATAGTATAGTAACATATGTTCAATATTACACTggcaatttattatttatataaagtgGAGTGCCAGTTACTCAAATGACAAGCTAACTTTATTCAATACATTCTTTACTATTGGCaaattttattggaaataaccAGAAGTGTCAGTAAAACTCATTAAACAGGGAGAGAGAACTACATCATTTTTGAGTCTCAATAAATTTTAGCTAACAGTAAAGAGTATGTTTGAAAGTATATAAAGTTAGTCCCGTCACGAAGTTTGATTGGACTACCTGTTTGCACCAATCCAAGTAGCAAAATCCTGCTCCAACCATTCATCTCTGACCTTTCCAAAAAGATCTATCAGATCATCCCTCTTCTCATCCCATTCTTCCATGATAATAGGCTTCAACTTTGACCAGTTCTCCAATATACCCTCAACTGTTAGCCCCTCTGCAACCTGGCACAAAAACTATGACATAAGTCAACAGGTCAAATATCCATTTTACTTATTTGAAAGTAGATGCAGCTTCAAGGCCACTGGCATCATCATAAACTATAAACCTAGCTCCAGTGACATGGTTTTCGATTGCTACCAAGTGATAACTAACAATAAAAATCAGAGCCGTAAGCATTTTACCCACCGAAGACTTCCGGATGGTTGGTGTTCTGCTCTCAAGCAACAATCTCACAAGTAAAACGTTTTCATATCCAGTTTCCACTACTGGTCGCACCTGACACGAAAAACTATGGAAGTTCATCTTTAAAACGAAAACTAGTCCAACATGGTTCCATATGACAAtagtttttacatttaaaacacTTGCAAAAATTACATGGCACCAAATAGTTTAAAGATCTACAATGGAAATCTATAATTGAAGCAATCAAGCAGATATAATCTATTGCTCTCAAGACCAGAGTGTAAGAAACAATAGCCAATAAAAAGAAGTATGCAAGAAGTTACTCCCTCTCGTTCTCTTTCTAGGTCTTGTTTAGATGAATTTCACAATAAGTAccaataagagaagaaaaataagaaggtaaaatgaattaagtttattctataagttaaaattagctaATACATAAGCAAATTTATAGAAGTTATCTCAATTAGCTTCTCCAAAAACTGATTTTAACttctgtttaaattattttaaacttatgaagaagcttaatttattttaccttcttattttcttttcttactgtTTATTGACAAGTTTTATCCAAACAAGACTCCAAAGtacaaggaaagaaaaaattctACTTCACATCTACATTCAATCACCAAAGCACATTGTATATTTCCATGGCTCCAAATTGCCTTATTACTTAATCAAAACTTGACAGATATTTGACGCTTAATTCAAACCAAATGCCCCCAAAAATACATTAACTAAACTATAAAGTCAAACTACATGCAAATTCAAGCCTATTTCTTGCCCCCCTTTCTGTCATGATTCCACTAgttaatcaaattataaaaccACCAACATAGCAAAACCAAAGTATAGTTGCATGAAATTCATAAAAGCAAAAGCTAAGTCaagtcaaatatattttattttactgtgTGCATCTGGTCAATAATCCAATTTTCTGTGGTTGAATCCACCCCATCAAACAAACCAGGCCATCTCACTTTGGCAGCCTGCAAATTGCCAAACACAGTAAATCATAAGCTTAATTTAGCACCCTTATGAATTCACAGAGGAAAAAAcaattgaaagaagaaaaaaaattaaaaaatgaaaatttaaaagatttaaaataaaataaaaaaaagttttgggtGGAATGAAGAGAGGAACCAACCTTGAGAGCAGAGAGAGAGCTTTCTCCGCAGCTATCACATATGACTCCATCGAAGTCCAACGCGTAAAGCTCCCCCATTTCACTCTCTTCTTCCCCTTTTCAGTTTCACTGAAAATGTTGTGTGTATTTTGGTGCCATCCAAACAGTCCCTTATTCCTTCTTCGTGGGAAGTGAAACACGTGTCCACGAACCGAACCCTTTTTAAATACCACaggttttcgttttttttttttttttactttttcttctctttaattaagaagcttattatttttttataaaataataaagaggtcagtcaaaaaataatatagataaataatagcttaaaaaattaaatgaaataaattttaaaaataaattgcatATCTTAACTTTTCCTCTTATCATGAATTAATCGACATGAAATAAAGAAATGAagtgtttaatttaaaaaaatattttaagttcttctttaaaaaaagcttttaatatttgtcaaataatataaactttatttttttaaaaaatattttaagttttaactttaAAGTGATTTCTTCTCAGTAAAACTTTAAAGTAATTGGTACACTAAAAAAAGgccaaatataacaaaatttaagattaagtttgattttgtcttttttattcaaTGCCATCTTCTAACTTCTAGTTTTGTGTCACATTAGTCTTTTTGTTATAAtggcattaaatacaattgaaATCTCAcccagaaattaattttttctttcaatgtcTAAATTTTGTGTGATTAGTTAAAATGAGATATTGAAGTATGGACATTAGTTGTGATTTAACGAGTTTACATTTTAagcataaatttatttatttatttatttattttgaaaattaatcacAAATTTATATGATAAAGCATCGTGTTGATTGAATAAAGAAAAGGCATAATGTTGATTATGATTTGAGAATTGGAAGGAGTACTAAGGTGGACGACAACACCATTGCATAAAAAGCCACCTTACAATTTACAATTATAATCAAAATGATCTTAACAATTTGTAGCACGAAATGAATTCAATGAAAAGAGTTCATTTTTGGTTAAGTGACAAAAGTCTCGGTTTCAATAATGTTTGGTTATATACATACGAAAGTtactaaaaaaaagagtagatGAGGGAATAACAAAAGAATTGATATTTCTTCCTCCTTTTCTAATTATTGTCAATACCATTGGCccattttttctttccaaaagcaAGTCAAGTCACCAATGCGTGAAGCCAGAAAGAGCTGTGTATGTGATGCTAGTTTTGATCCCAAGAAAGGATCATCACTAAAATGAGCCtcagaaaataaattgatttttataaaaattttaaaaaattgtttaacaaaataacatgtgtatttaaattaattttagatgttTGTCAAATAAACACTGTATATTACGCAAATTAAACCACACTCTTTATATGATTTCCAACCTTaccaaaaatgtatttttaaagtgTTCAAAaacaaatgtaattttatttgtaaaattccAAACATTTAACCAAAAAAGGGGTAAGAAAGTAATGCATTCCAAAGCTTACTTCGTTTCCTCCGCATGCATTaccaaattaaactttttttgtttatttatttttttattgatataaattatatattgatattattaaaaaaacttgctTCATCTTtatcaaaatctttgtttttaattacgtttttttattatctataaaatttaaaatcaagactttatttaataaattccaATTTAGTTTCACTCAtatcaatatttatatttgttgcACTACTAAAATTTGTTTATAGAAAGCAcaactttttttccttcataaAATCGCTCTTTAAAAAATCATAGGAAACACCATAATAGTCgaattaaaatagattaaaaaaaacgaTGAGCATTAGCAATCTCTATGACGTTTGTGTCAAAACATGCTTGcatattcaaaattttctaaagtgttttgtatatataatactatCAAATCAAACTGCGTTAGGCCAATGGGTCAAAATTTGCAGCTAAGGATTAATTACCTGATACGACAATTACAGTTTAGGTTGAATTGGCCAAATTCAACTTATTCACTAGTTTACATTGAGTTGTATACAATTTTGACTAATTATTTTgagtaattttagaaaaaaatatttatctttttaaataaattatcttgCACGAAAGAattgaatatattattatatttttatattaaatactcttatctttttatttaaatgaccAATTTTAtacacaaatttataaatattataataaattagtccaaccatttattatttattatatgtgaTGTATGTGTTAACTAATTTGTTAGTAACTAATAAGTAATATAACTTGATGGTCAATATGACATTAGTATCATACTTTAAATACCAAATTATTAATATGCTGTATAATTAATTGGACCAATTCATCGtaatatttgtatattatatttctgaactaaattaattatttacataaagaCTAAATTGTTAATAAATGTATAATTCATAGACTAAATAAGCTATTTATCCATTAATTAAAGTAGATTCTTGAAGTATTGATTCGTTTGAAAATATTATCTACCCACAAAGTTCATACTtgttatcaaaattatttaaatagtttGTGATTCAACTATGCAAATTCTAAGGTAATGACCCATAGGTTTAGTAGTTGAGACTCtcatatttatcttaaaatcacataaaagaaagatgattttcttacaataatatttttttccttgccTTACTATCACCAAAACATGTTATAAGAGTGTGTTTGTTTGAGATAAacaaagaataaatatttaaattaaaatataatataaaaggtATAAGATCAcatgagacttttttttttttctttttctcgtcTATCAAACACACTTTGAATGATGTCTTAAACAATGATTAAGATTTTATAAATGTTTCTTAATATTTATACCTCACAcatacaaaaaataagaaaccacagtattttttttaaggccacaaaaaaaaacataagtgtATTAGTGAGAATAGTAAAAATcacagtatttttttaaaaaaaataatagataaaatttctaaaaaagatCTCCTTGATAGttgattatttttcttgtagtgggAGTGGTGCTACAGTGGTTTGGATTTGGATTGAACAGAGGGCGCGACAGTTAGATATAGATCCCATGTCTCTGACACCACGCAAAGGACAATAACCGGTAACTCCCCACTTTCATCACTCTTCACTCCACCTGCTATAGCCGGTAACAACCCGATAACCCAATCATCAATATAAAAGGCCAAACCCCCCCCTCTCATTTTCCCGAAGCAACAACTTCTTCTGTTTCAACCTCATCGTCATCGTACTACTACTACCCACGTTCTGCTCCTTTGCGGATCGTGTCCGTGagtccttctctttctctctttattct
Encoded proteins:
- the LOC114396213 gene encoding uncharacterized protein LOC114396213 — translated: MGELYALDFDGVICDSCGESSLSALKAAKVRWPGLFDGVDSTTENWIIDQMHTVRPVVETGYENVLLVRLLLESRTPTIRKSSVAEGLTVEGILENWSKLKPIIMEEWDEKRDDLIDLFGKVRDEWLEQDFATWIGANRLYPGVSDALKFASSRVYIVTTKQSRFADALLRELAGVTIPPERIYGLGTGPKVEVLKQLQKKPEHQGLTLHFVEDRLATLKNVIKEPELDQWNLYLGNWGYNTQKEREEAAAIPRIHVLELSNFSKKLK